In Heptranchias perlo isolate sHepPer1 chromosome 21, sHepPer1.hap1, whole genome shotgun sequence, the following proteins share a genomic window:
- the bbip1 gene encoding BBSome-interacting protein 1 codes for MPEVKSMFREVLPKQGQLSFEDVPTMVLCKPKLLPLKSVTLEKMEKMQREAQETIRQQELAQREQQ; via the exons ATGCCAGAAGTGAAGTCCATGTTTCGAGAAGTCCTTCCTAAACAAG GACAACTCTCCTTTGAGGATGTTCCCACTATGGTGCTCTGCAAACCAAAGCTGCTGCCACTTAAATCGGTAACACTGGAGAAGATGGAGAAAATGCAGAGGGAAGCACAGGAGACCATACGGCAACAGGAATTGGCACAAAGAGAACAGCAATAA